In Vibrio bathopelagicus, one DNA window encodes the following:
- the msrB gene encoding peptide-methionine (R)-S-oxide reductase MsrB, giving the protein MNKLSKILVSLVVALPLISLFVSQTGTANTMDKTANSGKSEIATLAGGCFWCTESDLEKLPGVTDVISGYSGGELENPTYKQVSSGKSGHIEVINVTYNPDVVSYEQVLDQFFRHIDPTDDKGSFVDRGPQYRPAVFYHNQEQKDVAQNFMMEIDKAQIFGKPLKTELIEFEKFWPAEDYHQDYYKKSKVRYNYYRYASGRDQYLDKIFGDDRKETPKTIRQIIDGKNATANAKTYTKPSDAEIKASLTSLQYDVTQDDATERPFDNKYWDNKQEGIYVDIVTGEPLFSSKDKYKSGTGWPSFTQPISEAYVVTTTDYKLLYPRTEVRSKFGDSHLGHVFKDGPKPTGLRYCMNSAAMRFIPADKLAEEGYEEYVEMFEG; this is encoded by the coding sequence ATGAATAAATTATCTAAAATATTGGTATCACTCGTGGTTGCACTACCACTGATTTCGCTGTTTGTGAGCCAGACTGGCACTGCCAATACAATGGATAAAACGGCTAATTCAGGCAAAAGTGAAATCGCGACACTAGCCGGTGGTTGTTTTTGGTGTACAGAATCCGATCTGGAGAAGCTGCCCGGTGTCACCGACGTTATCTCAGGGTATTCTGGTGGTGAATTAGAAAATCCAACCTACAAACAAGTTTCATCAGGTAAGTCTGGTCACATCGAAGTGATCAACGTGACTTATAACCCTGATGTAGTTAGCTACGAACAGGTGCTTGACCAATTCTTCAGACACATCGACCCAACTGATGACAAAGGTTCATTCGTTGACAGAGGCCCACAATATCGACCTGCGGTTTTCTATCATAACCAAGAGCAAAAAGACGTCGCTCAAAACTTCATGATGGAAATCGATAAAGCTCAGATCTTTGGTAAACCACTAAAAACTGAACTGATTGAGTTTGAGAAATTCTGGCCAGCAGAAGATTACCATCAAGATTATTACAAAAAGAGCAAAGTTCGTTATAACTACTACCGCTACGCTTCTGGTCGTGATCAGTACCTAGATAAAATCTTCGGTGATGATAGAAAAGAAACGCCGAAAACGATCCGTCAAATCATCGATGGTAAAAATGCGACAGCCAATGCTAAGACATACACTAAGCCGTCTGATGCAGAGATCAAAGCTTCTCTAACTTCACTGCAATACGATGTCACACAAGACGACGCAACAGAGCGCCCGTTTGACAACAAATACTGGGATAACAAGCAAGAAGGTATTTACGTCGATATCGTAACAGGTGAGCCTTTATTCTCTTCAAAAGACAAATACAAATCAGGAACAGGTTGGCCGAGCTTTACACAGCCAATCAGCGAAGCTTATGTTGTAACGACTACTGATTATAAGCTGCTTTACCCAAGAACAGAGGTTCGTAGTAAGTTTGGTGATTCTCACCTAGGACATGTATTTAAAGACGGTCCAAAACCGACAGGTTTACGCTACTGCATGAACTCAGCCGCAATGCGCTTTATCCCTGCGGATAAATTAGCAGAAGAAGGCTATGAGGAATACGTTGAGATGTTTGAGGGCTAA
- a CDS encoding OsmC family protein, with the protein MQAEVKWVEGFKFLGQSQSGHSIVMDGSGGATAPSPMEMVLMAAGGCSSVDVVDGLKAAGQSITGCNAKLETTRRETAPKIFTVINIHFEVSGDNLDPELVAKVCADSLEKYCSVCLMLGAGVEMTHSWEIV; encoded by the coding sequence ATGCAAGCAGAAGTTAAATGGGTCGAAGGCTTTAAATTCCTAGGTCAATCTCAATCAGGCCATTCTATCGTTATGGACGGAAGCGGTGGTGCTACCGCGCCAAGCCCTATGGAAATGGTGCTAATGGCTGCAGGTGGTTGTAGCTCTGTTGATGTGGTAGATGGTTTGAAAGCTGCAGGTCAAAGCATCACTGGCTGTAACGCAAAGCTTGAAACCACACGTCGTGAAACAGCACCAAAAATCTTTACCGTGATTAATATTCACTTTGAAGTGTCTGGTGACAATCTTGATCCTGAACTAGTTGCTAAGGTCTGTGCGGATTCGTTAGAAAAGTACTGCTCAGTGTGTTTAATGCTGGGTGCGGGAGTAGAGATGACCCACAGTTGGGAAATCGTCTAG
- a CDS encoding OmpA family protein, protein MKKLSKIMCAVVAASGLAAAPSIAATTYVGAKVGVGWLDSACVSGEKCDDDAIGAGIYSGYNFNDKFGIELSSDFLGDYKTSFSKNGTTAAFSDPLIAISLTPMYRLPVQQEFDVFFKAGPAYISHGGEDDVVLSAGIGVEKQLSSDWALRVEYQYFDDFDDKFVQDLNSNLLSVGVSYSFGTGNTTASAAAATASAVAVTQAPSEPITEPAVVVEEKTTVVVTKAQTESYSQEMFATNSTELSTDGKIALQPLVEVLKAHPQSTVVVVGHTDSTGAAEYNMMISKKRAAAVAAHIEEQGIAADRITATGEGEENPVASNDTAEGRAQNRRVDATIPGFEYQQEVKVEEVIVEAAE, encoded by the coding sequence ATGAAAAAATTGTCGAAAATCATGTGTGCTGTTGTAGCCGCTTCAGGCTTAGCAGCAGCACCTTCTATTGCTGCAACGACTTACGTGGGTGCAAAAGTGGGCGTGGGCTGGCTAGACAGCGCATGCGTAAGCGGTGAAAAGTGTGATGATGATGCAATTGGTGCTGGCATCTACTCTGGTTACAATTTTAATGACAAGTTTGGTATTGAGCTAAGCTCAGACTTCCTTGGCGACTACAAGACAAGCTTTTCAAAGAACGGCACAACAGCTGCGTTCAGCGATCCACTGATCGCAATCTCTCTAACTCCGATGTACCGTCTACCAGTACAACAAGAGTTTGACGTATTCTTCAAAGCAGGTCCTGCGTACATTTCACACGGTGGCGAAGATGACGTTGTTCTTTCTGCTGGTATCGGTGTAGAGAAGCAACTGTCTTCTGATTGGGCATTACGTGTTGAATACCAATACTTTGATGATTTCGATGACAAATTCGTTCAAGATCTAAACTCGAACCTACTTTCTGTTGGTGTTAGCTACAGCTTCGGTACAGGTAACACAACGGCATCAGCGGCGGCTGCAACAGCTTCTGCAGTAGCAGTGACTCAAGCGCCATCTGAGCCAATCACAGAGCCAGCAGTTGTAGTTGAAGAGAAAACAACAGTTGTTGTGACTAAAGCGCAAACAGAGAGCTACTCTCAAGAAATGTTCGCGACTAACAGCACTGAACTATCTACAGACGGTAAGATTGCACTACAACCATTGGTTGAAGTACTTAAAGCTCACCCTCAATCAACCGTTGTTGTTGTTGGTCACACTGACTCAACAGGCGCAGCTGAATACAACATGATGATCTCTAAGAAACGTGCTGCTGCAGTAGCTGCACACATCGAAGAGCAAGGCATTGCTGCTGACCGCATCACTGCAACAGGTGAAGGCGAAGAAAATCCAGTTGCATCGAATGATACAGCTGAAGGTCGTGCTCAAAACCGTCGCGTTGACGCAACGATCCCTGGTTTTGAATACCAGCAAGAAGTGAAAGTTGAAGAAGTTATCGTAGAAGCTGCTGAATAA
- the phnX gene encoding phosphonoacetaldehyde hydrolase, whose product MNTTSPIQAVIFDWAGTIVDFGSFAPTSIFVEAFKQGFDFDINLAEAREPMGIGKWDHIQAVGRIPAVDARWNAQFGRSMTSDDVDAIYAAFMPLQKAKVADHAAPILNAIEVVNNLKEKNVKIGSCSGYPREVMDVLIPAAADYGYLPDNVVATDDLPQGGRPAPFMALKNVIDLGVTNVAVCVKVDDAAPGIDEGHNAGMRTVGLVLSGNEAGLTYQEYVDADEATLAAAREKASVKLNKSNPHYLIDTIADLPNVIADIEKRLLAGERP is encoded by the coding sequence ATGAATACAACATCACCTATCCAAGCGGTTATCTTTGACTGGGCTGGCACTATCGTTGATTTTGGATCGTTTGCTCCAACGAGTATTTTCGTTGAAGCATTCAAGCAAGGTTTCGACTTTGACATCAACTTAGCAGAAGCTCGTGAACCTATGGGTATCGGCAAATGGGATCACATCCAAGCAGTGGGTCGAATCCCTGCAGTTGACGCTCGTTGGAATGCCCAATTCGGACGCTCGATGACAAGTGACGACGTTGATGCGATCTACGCGGCATTCATGCCTCTTCAGAAAGCGAAAGTAGCAGACCACGCAGCCCCAATTTTAAACGCGATTGAAGTGGTGAATAACCTAAAAGAGAAGAACGTGAAAATAGGCTCTTGTTCTGGTTACCCACGAGAAGTAATGGACGTACTGATTCCTGCAGCAGCAGATTACGGTTATCTACCAGACAACGTAGTTGCAACTGATGACTTACCGCAAGGCGGTCGCCCTGCTCCATTCATGGCACTTAAAAACGTCATTGACCTAGGTGTGACGAACGTTGCTGTTTGTGTGAAAGTGGATGATGCAGCACCGGGGATCGATGAAGGCCACAATGCAGGTATGCGGACAGTAGGCCTTGTACTATCAGGTAACGAAGCAGGCTTAACCTACCAAGAATATGTGGATGCCGACGAAGCGACACTTGCAGCTGCGCGTGAAAAAGCAAGCGTGAAGCTAAACAAATCAAACCCGCACTACCTAATTGATACCATCGCCGACTTACCAAATGTCATTGCAGACATTGAAAAACGTCTGTTAGCAGGTGAGCGCCCATAA
- a CDS encoding aspartate aminotransferase family protein → MMTTNQEPILKATHFRSEGDVNTTPAREKWNESLNDDATQAMLKRDSDVFLHQAMSTPCLDTLEAAEGIYIQDATGKKYMDFHGNNVHQLGYGHPHIINKVTQQMASLPFSPRRFTNETAVQCAEKLTQICGGDLNRVLFAPGGTSVIGMALKLARHVTNNFKVVSLWDSFHGASLDAISVGGEACFREGMGPLMAGVERIPPAVSYRGAFPLNDSFSLHGQSSSDNNETACDVHYADYLEYVIEKEGGIGAFIAEAVRNTDVQVPSKAYWKRIREICDKHNVMLIIDDIPNGMGRSGEWFTHQAFDIEPDILCIGKGFGGGLVPIAAMVTKDKYNTAAQVSLGHYTHEKSPIGCAAALATMEVIEQENLLEKVQADSAFVREQLLQMKEKYPVIGDVRGIGLLWGVELVTDHITKTRAFDEAEAVLYQCLNDGLSFKVSQGNVIQLSPPLIISRSELAVALSVFENAIAKVCKDFEYL, encoded by the coding sequence ATAATGACGACCAATCAAGAGCCAATTCTAAAGGCGACACACTTTCGAAGCGAAGGCGATGTGAACACCACACCAGCTCGTGAGAAATGGAACGAGTCGCTAAACGATGATGCGACTCAAGCGATGTTAAAACGTGACTCTGACGTATTTCTCCATCAAGCAATGTCAACGCCTTGCCTAGACACTCTTGAAGCCGCAGAAGGCATCTACATTCAAGATGCGACAGGCAAGAAGTACATGGACTTTCACGGCAACAATGTCCATCAGCTGGGTTATGGCCACCCACACATCATTAACAAAGTGACTCAACAAATGGCCTCATTGCCATTCTCGCCACGTCGCTTTACCAATGAAACAGCCGTGCAGTGCGCTGAAAAGCTAACACAGATCTGCGGTGGTGATTTAAATCGTGTGTTGTTTGCGCCAGGTGGTACGTCAGTTATTGGTATGGCACTCAAACTGGCTCGACATGTCACCAACAATTTCAAGGTCGTTTCATTGTGGGATTCATTCCACGGCGCGTCACTTGATGCAATATCTGTCGGTGGCGAAGCTTGTTTTCGTGAAGGTATGGGCCCGTTAATGGCCGGCGTAGAGCGTATTCCACCAGCGGTCTCTTATCGTGGTGCTTTTCCGCTTAATGACTCTTTTTCACTTCACGGGCAAAGCTCAAGCGATAACAATGAGACTGCATGCGATGTGCATTATGCGGATTACCTTGAGTACGTAATTGAAAAAGAAGGTGGCATTGGTGCCTTCATTGCAGAAGCGGTTCGTAACACGGACGTCCAAGTGCCAAGTAAGGCTTATTGGAAACGCATTCGTGAGATCTGTGATAAGCACAACGTCATGTTGATCATTGATGATATTCCAAACGGTATGGGTCGTAGCGGCGAATGGTTTACTCACCAAGCATTTGATATCGAACCTGACATCCTATGTATCGGTAAAGGTTTTGGCGGCGGCTTGGTTCCAATTGCGGCGATGGTCACCAAAGACAAATACAACACAGCAGCGCAAGTCTCACTTGGTCATTACACCCATGAGAAGAGCCCTATTGGTTGCGCGGCAGCACTGGCCACCATGGAAGTGATTGAGCAAGAAAACCTACTTGAAAAAGTGCAAGCAGACAGCGCATTCGTGCGCGAACAATTGCTTCAAATGAAAGAGAAATACCCAGTTATTGGTGACGTTCGCGGCATCGGCCTGCTTTGGGGCGTGGAGTTGGTCACCGACCATATCACCAAAACCCGAGCGTTCGATGAAGCAGAAGCAGTACTTTACCAATGTCTGAACGATGGTCTGAGCTTTAAGGTGTCACAAGGTAACGTGATTCAATTGAGCCCACCATTGATCATCAGCCGTAGCGAACTAGCAGTCGCTCTGTCTGTCTTCGAAAACGCAATAGCAAAAGTCTGCAAAGACTTTGAATACCTTTGA